In Clostridium sp. DL-VIII, the following proteins share a genomic window:
- a CDS encoding sugar ABC transporter permease has protein sequence MSKKLKDSKDFWIFVGPALFAITVVVIIPFIIGIYYTFTNWNGANPQYDFVGIKNYINLPKDTQFIYSLKITVLYTIASVITINLVGFGLAYAVTRKLKTSSFLRTGFFMPNLIGGLILGFIWQFMFNSVFTSIGKTLGSQILGTSLLQQPTTAMLAMLIVSTWQYAGYIMVIYVAALENVPTDLIEAAHIDGANGWHTFKNITIPMVRQAITICLFLTLANSFKLFDLNFSLTPVKTTEMLALNIYNEAFIVNNMGIGQAKAIVFFILVTTISLTQVYFNKKKEVEV, from the coding sequence ATGAGTAAAAAATTAAAGGATAGCAAAGATTTTTGGATTTTTGTAGGGCCAGCCTTATTTGCAATAACAGTAGTGGTAATAATCCCTTTTATAATTGGGATATATTATACATTTACAAATTGGAATGGCGCTAACCCACAATATGATTTTGTAGGAATAAAGAACTACATTAATCTTCCAAAGGATACACAATTTATTTACTCTTTAAAAATAACGGTTCTATATACAATAGCCAGCGTAATAACTATTAATTTAGTTGGGTTTGGACTAGCATATGCAGTTACAAGGAAATTAAAAACCAGCAGTTTCTTAAGAACTGGATTTTTTATGCCAAATTTAATTGGAGGATTAATTTTAGGATTTATATGGCAATTCATGTTTAATTCCGTATTCACATCAATAGGAAAAACTTTAGGTTCTCAAATACTTGGAACATCACTTTTGCAGCAGCCAACTACAGCGATGCTTGCAATGCTAATAGTTTCAACATGGCAGTATGCTGGGTACATAATGGTTATTTATGTAGCAGCCCTTGAAAATGTTCCTACGGATCTAATAGAAGCAGCGCATATTGATGGAGCTAATGGATGGCATACATTTAAAAATATAACAATACCGATGGTAAGACAAGCAATAACAATTTGCTTATTTTTAACTTTAGCAAATTCATTTAAGTTGTTTGACTTAAATTTCTCTCTTACACCTGTAAAAACAACTGAAATGTTAGCACTAAACATATATAATGAAGCATTTATAGTAAATAATATGGGGATAGGACAAGCTAAAGCTATTGTATTTTTTATACTTGTAACTACTATTTCTTTAACTCAAGTTTACTTTAATAAGAAGAAGGAGGTAGAAGTATAA
- a CDS encoding ABC transporter ATP-binding protein, protein MGESIIEMKNIVKSFYVNTPNQLNILKNIDITINKGEFVAIVGASGSGKSTLMNIIGALDRPTSGTYILDGTNVNEKTDNGLSEVRNRQIGFVFQTYNLIPRSSALKNVELPMLYYGMNKRERCDRAEMLLELVGMKDRMKHLPNELSGGQKQRVAIARALANDPSIILADEPTGALDSATGRLVMDLFHKVHEVEGKTIVFITHNYELAEETERIITLRDGKIVSERHNDKYIKRFPNGEEICS, encoded by the coding sequence TTGGGTGAAAGTATAATAGAGATGAAAAATATTGTGAAAAGTTTTTATGTTAATACTCCTAATCAGTTAAATATTCTTAAAAACATTGATATAACAATAAATAAGGGTGAGTTCGTAGCTATTGTAGGTGCATCAGGCTCTGGAAAAAGTACCTTAATGAATATTATAGGGGCACTTGATAGGCCAACCTCTGGGACTTATATTTTAGATGGCACAAATGTTAATGAAAAAACAGATAATGGTTTATCAGAGGTTAGAAATAGGCAAATAGGTTTTGTGTTTCAGACTTATAACTTAATTCCAAGAAGTTCAGCATTAAAAAATGTTGAATTACCAATGCTTTATTATGGAATGAATAAGCGTGAGAGGTGTGATCGGGCAGAAATGCTCTTAGAACTTGTTGGGATGAAAGATAGAATGAAGCATCTTCCAAATGAATTATCTGGAGGACAAAAACAAAGGGTTGCAATTGCACGTGCTTTGGCTAATGATCCAAGTATCATATTAGCAGATGAACCCACAGGCGCTCTTGATTCAGCAACAGGAAGATTAGTTATGGATTTATTTCATAAGGTTCATGAAGTTGAAGGAAAGACAATAGTATTTATAACACATAACTATGAACTTGCAGAAGAAACAGAAAGGATTATAACATTAAGGGATGGAAAGATAGTATCAGAAAGACATAATGATAAGTATATTAAGAGATTTCCAAATGGTGAAGAGATATGTTCATAA
- a CDS encoding PLP-dependent aspartate aminotransferase family protein, whose product MALKKSFETIAVSGVSGGDKVTGAISFPIYQSATFKHHGLNNSTGYDYSRAQNPTREEAEKTLAVLEGGESAIGFSSGVAAVNACIHLFKSGDHIILSDDLYGGTYRLFDDIYRDFGITVTFVDTTNINYILDSIRENTKAVFIETPSNPMMKVTDIEAVAEITKEKNLLLIVDNTFLTPYYQKPLELGADLVIHSGTKFLGGHHDLLAGFIVGNDEEILQKLRKIHMSTGATLSPFDSWLVLRGLKTLHIRLDRSQENAIKIAKFLEKSSKVEKVYYVGLESSEGYEINKKQSTGFGATLSFRVKDKALVPKILESVKVIRFAESLGGVETLITYPFTQTHSEIPEEIKQRLGVDEYLLRLSVGIENINDLIGDLDNAIN is encoded by the coding sequence ATGGCACTAAAAAAATCTTTTGAAACAATTGCAGTAAGTGGGGTATCAGGTGGGGACAAAGTTACCGGAGCAATAAGTTTTCCAATATATCAGTCAGCTACATTTAAGCATCATGGACTCAATAATAGTACAGGATATGATTATTCAAGAGCTCAAAATCCAACACGCGAAGAAGCCGAAAAAACACTAGCTGTTTTAGAAGGTGGGGAATCAGCAATAGGATTTTCGTCAGGAGTTGCAGCGGTTAATGCCTGTATACACTTATTTAAATCTGGGGATCATATAATTTTATCTGATGACTTATATGGAGGTACATATAGGTTGTTTGATGACATTTATAGAGATTTTGGGATAACAGTAACTTTTGTTGATACAACAAACATTAATTATATATTAGACTCTATAAGAGAAAACACAAAAGCTGTTTTTATAGAAACTCCTTCGAATCCAATGATGAAGGTGACAGACATAGAAGCAGTAGCAGAAATAACTAAGGAAAAAAATCTACTATTAATTGTGGACAATACTTTTTTAACACCTTATTATCAAAAGCCATTGGAATTAGGTGCTGATTTAGTAATTCATAGTGGAACAAAATTTTTGGGTGGACACCATGATTTATTGGCAGGATTTATAGTTGGAAATGATGAAGAAATTTTGCAAAAGCTTAGAAAGATTCATATGTCAACAGGAGCAACATTATCTCCATTTGATTCATGGTTGGTCTTAAGAGGATTAAAGACATTACATATAAGATTAGATAGATCTCAAGAAAATGCAATAAAGATAGCAAAATTTTTAGAGAAAAGTTCTAAAGTAGAAAAAGTTTATTATGTTGGTTTAGAGAGTTCAGAAGGATATGAGATAAATAAGAAACAATCAACAGGTTTTGGAGCAACACTATCTTTTAGAGTCAAGGACAAAGCATTAGTTCCTAAAATCCTAGAGAGTGTTAAAGTCATAAGATTCGCAGAAAGTTTAGGAGGAGTGGAAACCTTAATAACATATCCATTTACTCAAACTCATTCAGAGATTCCAGAAGAAATAAAGCAAAGGTTAGGTGTAGATGAATATCTATTAAGATTATCAGTAGGAATAGAAAATATTAATGACTTAATAGGTGACTTAGACAACGCAATTAACTAA
- a CDS encoding carbohydrate ABC transporter permease: METSKVVNDIEKTKSSKKLKTLGSYTGKLKILEVFAWLLLVVYMTPFYLMIINSFKSRREIFSNTTGLPETWNFKNYLDAMDKMHVISAFANSIIITVGSVVLILLFSSMAAWVLVRDQSKKSKIIFYIFTSGMIVPFQAVMLPLVKWMGLIHFGPFQMLGTHYGLIFMYIGFGVSMSIFLYHGFIKGIPKEVEEAAIIDGCSKWQTYVKVLLPLLKPTTVTVAVLNSIWIWNDFLLPFLTINGKINTIPLAMNNFFGAFSKQWELAMAALIMAIIPIIIFYFFVQKQIIAGIVQGSIK; encoded by the coding sequence ATGGAAACAAGTAAAGTTGTTAATGATATAGAGAAAACTAAATCAAGCAAAAAATTGAAGACATTAGGCAGCTACACTGGCAAGTTAAAAATATTAGAAGTGTTTGCATGGTTGCTATTAGTAGTATATATGACACCGTTTTATTTGATGATAATAAATTCATTTAAATCAAGAAGAGAAATATTTTCTAATACTACAGGATTACCAGAGACGTGGAATTTTAAGAATTATCTAGATGCTATGGATAAAATGCATGTAATAAGTGCATTTGCTAATTCTATTATAATAACCGTTGGAAGTGTAGTATTAATACTTCTATTTTCATCAATGGCAGCATGGGTATTGGTGCGGGACCAGTCAAAAAAGAGCAAGATAATATTTTATATATTTACTTCAGGAATGATTGTTCCATTCCAGGCAGTAATGTTACCACTTGTAAAATGGATGGGATTAATCCATTTTGGACCATTTCAAATGCTAGGAACACACTATGGGCTCATATTTATGTACATAGGATTCGGTGTTAGTATGAGCATATTTTTGTATCATGGATTTATTAAAGGAATCCCTAAAGAAGTGGAAGAGGCCGCAATTATAGATGGATGTAGCAAATGGCAGACATATGTAAAAGTTTTGCTGCCATTATTAAAGCCAACTACCGTTACAGTAGCAGTATTAAATAGTATTTGGATATGGAACGATTTTTTGTTACCTTTTTTAACTATAAACGGGAAAATAAATACTATACCACTAGCTATGAATAATTTCTTTGGAGCATTTTCAAAACAATGGGAATTAGCTATGGCCGCATTAATCATGGCCATAATTCCAATAATAATATTCTATTTCTTTGTTCAAAAGCAGATTATAGCAGGAATTGTTCAAGGTTCAATAAAATAG
- a CDS encoding LacI family DNA-binding transcriptional regulator, giving the protein MKVTIKEVAKEANVSPSTVSRVISDSSQISEETKEKVRDAINRLKYKPNAIARSLANKKSRILGVVLPSEAQDLITNTFFIQAMKGMSLYAQNKKYYISYAFSEDEKSEIEYINNFITSNLVDGICLLRARTDDKCIKYLKDAEFPFVVIGRPEESESLLWVDNDNFQATYNLVNELIKKGHKSIAFFGAKKEWNVTKDRYKGFKAACEVNGIKIQNKSVIMANDFNEQEGRNGTIKLLKNMIPTAIIVEDDVLAFGTLKVLKERKIENIDVVGFNNSPLAEFQTPPLSSVDINASELGYYAAKILIDFLENNETSTNHYIIESKLIRRSSF; this is encoded by the coding sequence ATGAAGGTTACGATTAAGGAAGTAGCAAAGGAAGCAAATGTATCTCCATCGACGGTATCAAGGGTTATATCGGATAGCTCACAAATAAGTGAGGAGACTAAGGAGAAGGTTAGAGATGCAATAAATAGATTAAAATATAAGCCAAATGCAATTGCTAGAAGTTTAGCTAACAAGAAAAGCAGAATTTTAGGCGTAGTTTTACCAAGTGAAGCTCAAGATTTAATAACCAATACATTTTTCATTCAGGCAATGAAAGGAATGAGCCTTTATGCTCAAAATAAAAAGTATTATATTTCATACGCATTTAGTGAAGATGAAAAATCAGAAATAGAATATATAAATAATTTTATTACAAGCAATTTAGTTGATGGTATATGTTTATTGAGAGCAAGGACAGATGATAAGTGCATTAAATACCTTAAAGATGCTGAGTTTCCATTTGTGGTAATAGGAAGACCAGAAGAATCAGAAAGCTTACTATGGGTGGATAATGATAATTTTCAGGCGACGTATAATTTAGTAAATGAATTAATAAAAAAAGGACATAAGTCTATTGCCTTTTTTGGAGCTAAGAAAGAGTGGAATGTGACAAAAGATAGATATAAAGGATTTAAAGCTGCATGTGAAGTTAATGGAATTAAAATTCAAAATAAAAGCGTTATAATGGCTAATGATTTCAATGAGCAAGAGGGTAGAAATGGAACTATAAAATTATTAAAAAATATGATTCCAACAGCTATAATAGTAGAAGATGATGTACTAGCATTTGGGACACTTAAAGTTCTTAAGGAAAGAAAAATTGAAAATATTGATGTGGTGGGATTTAACAATAGTCCCTTAGCTGAGTTTCAAACACCTCCATTATCATCGGTAGATATTAATGCTTCGGAACTTGGGTATTATGCTGCAAAGATTCTAATTGATTTTCTAGAGAATAACGAAACATCAACAAATCATTATATTATTGAGTCTAAACTTATAAGAAGATCATCATTTTAA
- the malQ gene encoding 4-alpha-glucanotransferase produces the protein MNRGSGIIMHIASLPGKYGIGTFGKEAYEFGDFLKKAGQKYWQILPLGPTSFGDSPYQSFSAFAGNPYFIDFDILKEEGLLKEEDYNAIDFGKNVEEIDYGTIFTEKFKVLRKAYENFKLNKSTNLKGFEEKEAYWLEDYALYMAVKKEFNLKSWQTWDEDIRVRESEAIDKYRNLLSDEINYWKFLQYEFYKQWTELKSYVNKLGIEIIGDMPIYVAEDSADVWANSEAFLLNKKTMKPLKVAGCPPDIFAATGQLWGNPIYDWNYMERTDYKWWIDRIRQSLNLYDVLRIDHFKGFESYWSIPYGDPTAERGEWVKGPGRKVFDAIKAELGEVNIIAEDLGTLTEETIELRNYTGFPGMKILTFAFDSDSENPFLPHNYQRNFIVYTGTHDNDTVRGWMETSAPREQVKKAIEYLGLNKEEGYNWGFIRGAWSSTADVAIAQMQDFLDLGNEARINLPSTLGENWRWRAKSGLFTNDLAEKIYRVTKIYGRLKKNL, from the coding sequence ATGAACAGAGGTAGTGGAATTATCATGCATATTGCTTCTCTGCCAGGAAAATATGGAATAGGAACCTTTGGTAAAGAAGCATATGAATTCGGAGATTTTCTTAAAAAAGCAGGTCAAAAGTATTGGCAAATACTGCCTCTTGGGCCTACCAGCTTTGGAGATTCTCCATATCAATCTTTTTCAGCGTTTGCTGGAAATCCTTATTTTATTGATTTTGACATTTTAAAAGAAGAAGGATTGCTAAAAGAAGAAGATTATAACGCCATAGATTTTGGAAAGAATGTAGAAGAGATAGATTATGGAACAATATTCACAGAAAAGTTTAAGGTGCTAAGAAAAGCATATGAGAATTTTAAATTAAATAAGAGTACGAATTTAAAAGGGTTTGAGGAAAAAGAAGCATATTGGCTCGAGGATTATGCGCTGTATATGGCAGTAAAGAAGGAGTTTAATTTAAAAAGCTGGCAAACATGGGATGAAGATATAAGAGTGAGAGAGTCGGAAGCTATAGATAAATATAGGAATTTATTAAGTGATGAAATAAATTACTGGAAGTTTCTGCAATATGAGTTTTATAAACAATGGACTGAGTTAAAGTCATATGTAAATAAACTAGGTATTGAAATAATAGGAGATATGCCTATATATGTAGCAGAAGATAGTGCAGATGTTTGGGCAAATTCTGAAGCATTTCTTCTTAATAAAAAGACCATGAAGCCGCTGAAGGTTGCTGGGTGTCCGCCAGATATATTTGCTGCTACAGGCCAATTATGGGGAAATCCTATTTATGATTGGAACTATATGGAGAGGACAGATTATAAATGGTGGATAGATCGCATAAGGCAAAGTTTGAATTTATATGATGTACTCAGAATAGATCACTTTAAGGGTTTTGAATCATATTGGTCAATTCCTTATGGAGATCCAACAGCAGAGAGGGGAGAGTGGGTTAAAGGCCCTGGGAGAAAAGTATTTGATGCAATTAAGGCTGAACTAGGAGAGGTAAATATAATTGCAGAAGATTTGGGGACTTTGACAGAAGAAACTATAGAACTTAGAAATTATACTGGTTTTCCAGGAATGAAAATACTAACATTTGCATTTGATTCAGATAGTGAAAATCCTTTTTTACCTCACAATTATCAAAGAAATTTCATTGTTTACACAGGAACTCATGATAATGATACAGTTAGAGGCTGGATGGAAACAAGTGCTCCAAGGGAACAAGTTAAAAAGGCAATAGAGTATTTGGGTTTGAATAAAGAAGAAGGCTATAACTGGGGATTTATAAGGGGAGCTTGGAGTAGCACTGCAGATGTAGCAATAGCTCAAATGCAGGATTTTTTGGATTTGGGTAATGAAGCAAGAATTAATTTGCCATCTACTCTTGGGGAGAATTGGCGTTGGAGGGCAAAATCAGGCCTATTTACAAATGATTTAGCTGAAAAGATTTATAGAGTTACTAAGATTTATGGAAGACTAAAGAAAAACCTTTAA
- a CDS encoding CapA family protein, with the protein MRKRSERYRKKNYLINAILICLSVLIISGVGYYLKMQRVKSNDSHVEIDDEITNLTEENIKEEPIKKEITISFAGDFTLGTDSKFAYDGSLPAAFINSGKDYSYFMQNVSSVFSKDDYTLVNLETTLTDSNIKTIKQGEVYYNFKGPREYAKILTNGYIDGVTIANNHIYDYGSQGINDTINTLKENNIDICGEGYKILRDIKGVKFGFIGYTGWQYSDELKAKIVNDINELRAKGATVIIPYFHWGIERVYEPDDVQQKLARFSIDSGADAVIGSHPHVIQSMENYKGRLIAYSMGNFCFGGNSNPSDKRTFILQLKANIENDRLINFEYKVIPAMISSRNDKNDYIPTLATGENRTDILETLNKLSPSLNDGIKDDFFYIK; encoded by the coding sequence ATGAGGAAAAGAAGTGAAAGATATAGAAAGAAGAATTATTTAATAAATGCTATATTAATTTGTTTAAGTGTATTAATCATAAGCGGAGTAGGATACTATTTGAAGATGCAAAGAGTTAAAAGTAATGATTCCCATGTTGAAATCGATGATGAGATTACTAATTTAACAGAAGAAAATATTAAAGAAGAGCCAATAAAAAAGGAGATTACAATTTCTTTTGCTGGAGATTTTACATTAGGGACAGATTCTAAATTTGCATATGATGGAAGCTTACCAGCTGCATTTATAAATAGTGGGAAAGATTATTCGTATTTTATGCAAAATGTATCTTCTGTATTTAGTAAGGACGATTATACCTTAGTAAATTTAGAAACTACACTTACAGATTCTAATATTAAGACTATTAAACAAGGAGAAGTATATTATAATTTTAAGGGGCCTAGAGAGTATGCTAAGATTCTTACAAATGGTTATATCGATGGCGTTACAATAGCTAATAATCATATTTATGATTATGGCAGTCAAGGGATAAATGATACTATAAATACATTAAAAGAAAATAATATTGATATTTGTGGAGAGGGTTATAAAATTTTAAGAGACATAAAAGGTGTTAAATTTGGTTTTATAGGATATACTGGCTGGCAGTATTCAGATGAATTAAAAGCAAAAATTGTTAATGATATTAATGAATTGCGAGCTAAAGGGGCAACTGTAATTATTCCATATTTTCATTGGGGAATTGAAAGGGTATATGAGCCAGATGATGTTCAACAAAAGTTAGCCAGATTTTCTATTGATAGTGGTGCAGATGCTGTTATAGGTTCACATCCTCATGTGATTCAAAGCATGGAAAATTATAAGGGGAGGCTTATAGCATATTCAATGGGGAATTTCTGCTTTGGTGGAAATTCAAATCCATCGGATAAAAGAACATTTATACTTCAACTTAAGGCTAATATAGAGAATGATAGATTAATAAACTTCGAGTATAAAGTTATTCCAGCCATGATTTCTTCAAGAAATGATAAAAATGATTATATCCCAACTTTAGCAACTGGTGAAAATAGAACAGACATATTAGAAACGTTAAATAAGTTATCACCAAGTCTAAATGATGGCATCAAGGATGATTTTTTTTACATAAAATAA
- a CDS encoding ABC transporter permease: protein MFIKENILLAIAGIKSSKMRSLLTMLGIIIGISAVIGIVSIGSAITAKVSGELDKLGANNMQVYVREKSIDGSSQGGSSKRPDDSDLVSLDQINALHDAFFDRISSISISAQEGSGKVKDGYLYANVTTVGVNDGFKDVNNIKMLSGRFISDKDVKGIKKSAVVSEKLVNNIFKGKSDPLGKEIKVYIQDDIETYVIVGVYKYEPPSFLEGGGSTATEKDIQTDVYIPVTTAKVNQTNKNYSYFMIKPSPNADSDKLVKDIKKYTDKLYKSNKYWELQVSNLKNEAESITSVLGMISMGISVIAAIALLVGGIGVMNIMLVSVTERTREIGTRKALGAKSSHIKMQFITESVIICSIGGAIGIVLGISMGIIACIVLNSPISISIPTILISFTFSMAIGVFFGYYPAKKAASLDPIEALRYE from the coding sequence ATGTTCATAAAAGAGAATATACTGCTTGCAATAGCAGGAATAAAATCAAGTAAAATGCGTTCTTTATTAACTATGCTTGGAATAATAATAGGAATATCCGCTGTTATAGGCATTGTTTCTATTGGAAGTGCAATCACTGCTAAGGTATCAGGAGAACTAGATAAGTTAGGTGCTAATAATATGCAGGTTTATGTAAGGGAAAAAAGTATAGACGGTTCTAGTCAAGGTGGTTCGAGCAAGAGGCCTGATGATAGTGATCTTGTATCTCTAGATCAAATAAATGCACTTCATGATGCATTCTTTGATAGAATAAGCAGTATAAGTATATCAGCCCAAGAAGGAAGTGGTAAAGTAAAGGATGGATATCTATATGCGAATGTAACAACTGTTGGAGTAAACGATGGTTTTAAGGATGTAAATAATATAAAGATGCTTAGTGGAAGATTCATTTCAGATAAAGATGTTAAAGGAATAAAAAAGAGTGCTGTAGTTTCTGAAAAGCTTGTTAATAATATATTTAAGGGAAAGTCAGATCCTTTAGGTAAAGAAATTAAGGTTTATATACAAGATGATATTGAAACATATGTTATTGTTGGGGTGTACAAGTATGAACCGCCATCATTTTTAGAGGGAGGTGGATCTACAGCAACTGAAAAAGATATACAGACAGATGTATATATTCCTGTAACAACGGCCAAGGTTAATCAAACAAATAAAAATTATTCTTATTTTATGATTAAACCTAGTCCTAATGCTGATTCAGATAAACTAGTTAAAGATATAAAGAAATACACGGATAAATTGTATAAGAGTAATAAATATTGGGAGTTACAAGTTTCTAACCTTAAAAATGAGGCGGAATCAATTACTTCAGTACTAGGAATGATATCTATGGGAATATCTGTAATTGCGGCCATAGCATTACTTGTAGGTGGGATAGGAGTAATGAATATAATGCTTGTATCGGTTACGGAGAGAACAAGAGAAATAGGAACAAGAAAAGCCCTTGGTGCAAAAAGCAGCCACATAAAAATGCAGTTTATAACTGAATCGGTTATAATATGTTCAATAGGTGGTGCAATAGGAATAGTACTTGGAATCAGTATGGGGATAATTGCTTGTATAGTATTAAATTCACCAATATCAATATCAATTCCAACAATTTTAATAAGTTTCACATTTTCAATGGCAATTGGTGTATTTTTTGGATATTATCCAGCTAAAAAGGCAGCTAGTCTTGATCCAATTGAAGCTTTAAGATATGAATAG
- a CDS encoding efflux RND transporter periplasmic adaptor subunit: protein MPKLDIKNLRPKGISLKGLKLKKKPSKKIVVLSTIFVIAVAIVIWKFVIPKPAVAIKCTALSKGEVINSVSVLGEIKSQDSTNIYSTMNNSIKDVKVKEGDKVKAGDVLAILDSADLEKDIEQSIAAADAEEASDKTQTDTTQKTYEEELYLHDNNLNSDVKDAEEALNVAKINLDDKKKTYEKNETLFNSGAITESDFDKAKIDFDTANSEYEKAKVALESTKTKADEELNTAKGNYETAQAKGSDRSKRIGIEKQQQQLEACTIKATTDGTVTRVNAVVGNSGNGILFEIEDLDNIEITAPIKEVDIANVKAGQRVEIKTDATGEEVIPGEVISVSPVAQKGSIPQTQNKSDSQSDQTSSDGDFEAKVKINDANENIKVGMSARVNIITSEKSDIYAVSSESIVEKNGNKSIYIAEKSGKKPNEYIVREVPINIGLESDFNVEISGDGIMDGVMVINDPTVCKVGEKVRIDQR, encoded by the coding sequence ATGCCAAAGTTAGATATTAAAAATTTAAGGCCTAAAGGTATTAGCCTTAAAGGATTAAAGCTCAAAAAGAAACCAAGTAAAAAAATAGTAGTGTTAAGTACAATATTTGTAATAGCTGTAGCTATAGTAATATGGAAATTTGTTATACCTAAACCAGCAGTAGCTATTAAATGTACAGCTTTATCAAAAGGAGAAGTGATAAATAGTGTAAGTGTTTTAGGAGAAATAAAGAGTCAAGATTCCACTAATATATATAGTACAATGAATAACTCAATTAAAGATGTAAAAGTCAAAGAAGGAGATAAAGTTAAAGCAGGGGATGTATTAGCAATATTAGATTCAGCAGATTTAGAGAAGGATATTGAACAGTCAATAGCAGCAGCTGATGCGGAAGAAGCTAGTGATAAAACACAGACGGATACCACGCAAAAAACCTATGAGGAAGAGTTATACTTACATGATAATAACTTGAATTCGGATGTAAAAGATGCAGAAGAGGCTTTAAATGTAGCAAAGATTAATCTTGATGATAAAAAAAAGACATATGAAAAGAATGAGACATTATTTAATTCAGGAGCAATTACAGAAAGTGATTTTGATAAAGCAAAAATAGATTTTGATACTGCAAATTCAGAGTATGAAAAAGCAAAAGTAGCGCTAGAAAGTACTAAAACCAAAGCAGACGAAGAGTTAAACACAGCTAAAGGTAATTATGAAACAGCACAGGCTAAAGGCAGCGATAGAAGTAAACGCATTGGAATTGAAAAGCAGCAGCAGCAATTAGAAGCATGTACAATTAAAGCAACTACTGATGGAACCGTTACAAGAGTGAATGCTGTTGTAGGAAATTCAGGGAATGGAATACTATTTGAAATCGAAGATCTAGATAATATAGAAATAACAGCTCCTATTAAGGAAGTTGATATAGCAAATGTAAAGGCTGGACAAAGAGTAGAAATAAAAACAGATGCAACAGGAGAGGAAGTTATTCCAGGAGAAGTGATAAGTGTTAGTCCGGTAGCACAAAAAGGAAGTATACCTCAAACTCAGAATAAATCTGATTCTCAAAGTGATCAAACAAGTTCTGATGGAGATTTTGAAGCAAAAGTTAAAATAAACGATGCAAATGAAAATATAAAGGTTGGAATGAGTGCAAGGGTAAATATTATTACAAGTGAAAAATCTGATATTTATGCAGTTTCATCAGAAAGTATAGTTGAAAAGAATGGCAACAAAAGTATATATATAGCAGAAAAAAGCGGTAAAAAACCAAATGAGTATATAGTTAGGGAAGTACCAATAAATATAGGGCTTGAATCTGATTTTAATGTAGAAATTTCAGGTGATGGAATTATGGATGGAGTTATGGTAATCAATGATCCTACGGTCTGCAAGGTCGGGGAGAAAGTACGAATAGATCAGAGGTGA